From the genome of Triticum aestivum cultivar Chinese Spring chromosome 3B, IWGSC CS RefSeq v2.1, whole genome shotgun sequence, one region includes:
- the LOC123069589 gene encoding mediator-associated protein 2 — translation MVKGAVRYEPGPAFQESGEQGKLEIPASGSTEFWLIQWPLNHVNASDFNGKEASLKLNDDGNLGNLESSSGKSYELVSFAAQQPDATVFIPSGSEMKAVGKISRRVCLVRYPEPEELEKEKPSFGSLTPGSRRSAGSSRKTMSRFSGFSKNRSSQGSALSLGQEKRSSQGSALSQGEQSAEPTPKHKQKRRDESSLGGHSNVAAKSSEGSQARGAGSNTTSEMPQTPVEKSKKKKRVRIEE, via the exons ATGGTGAAAGGCGCAGTCCG CTATGAGCCTGGACCGGCATTTCAGGagagtggagagcagggcaagctTGAAATACCAGCATCTGGCTCCACAGAATTTTGGCTAATACAGTGGCCTCTAAACCAT GTAAATGCTTCTGATTTTAATGGTAAAGAAGCTTCTCTTAAGCTTAATGACGATGGAAACTTGGGAAATTTGGAGAGTTCTTCGG GGAAATCATATGAACTCGTTAGCTTTGCTGCTCAACAACCAGATGCTACTGTCTTCATTCCATCAGGATCTGAAATGAAAGCCG TGGGGAAGATTTCACGCAGAGTTTGCTTGGTTCGTTACCCTGAACCTGAAGAATTGGAGAAAGAGAAACCAAGTTTTGGGAGTCTTACACCTGGCAGTAGGAGATCTGcag GTTCTTCTCGGAAGACTATGTCTCGGTTCAGTGGCTTCTCGAAGAACCGTAGCAGCCAAGGATCAGCATTGTCCCTGGGTCAGGAGAAGCGTAGCAGCCAAGGATCAGCATTGTCCCAGGGTGAACAGAGCGCGGAGCCGACGCCCAAACACAAGCAGAAGAGAAGGGACGAAAGCAGCTTGGGGGGCCACTCAAACGTGGCCGCCAAGTCCTCGGAAGGATCCCAGGCTCGTGGCGCAGGAAGCAACACAACCTCTGAGATGCCGCAGACGCCCGTCGAgaaatccaagaagaagaagagagttaGGATTGAAGAGTAG